From a region of the Methylocystis hirsuta genome:
- the ileS gene encoding isoleucine--tRNA ligase yields the protein MNDDSPNGPDYSKSLYLPVTDFPMRAGLPQREPEILKRWETIGLEQKMRESGEGRPKFTLHDGPPYANGNIHIGHALNKILKDLVTRSQRMTGKDCVYVPGWDCHGLPIEWKIEEENYRALGKQKPDFTDPDAMIAFRRECRAYAGHWLAIQREEFKRLGVAGDWGHPYSTMAYAAEATIAREIMKFAANGLLYRGSKPVMWSVVEKTALAEAEVEYEDYTSDQVWVAFPIPRGAAGELSDARIIIWTTTPWTLPGNRAISFSSKIDYGLYHVTHAPEGNWALPGATFVIADKLASEAFKAAKVDGYERLHDVPAAMLAELICAHPLAHLGYDFDVPLFDGEHVTDDTGTGFVHTAPGHGREDFDIWMANARELQSRGIDSRIPYTVDEDGFYTKDAPGFEGKRVITDKGEKGDANEAVITALVQAGNLIARGKLKHQYPHSWRSKKPVIFRNTPQWFIAMDKSIAPGFIAMDSRFSQSNPHPEEARSAVSKDDGSAAASFETRASHAPQDEVRGNRPTLREIALEEIARTQWTPAAGENRIRGMIANRPDWVVSRQRAWGVPIAVFVKKGTHEPLVDARVNARIIEAFEKEGADAWYEAKAAERFLSPDYKAEDYEKISDVLDVWFDSGSTHAFTLEDPQHFPMLAGIHRKRDGGEDEIMYLEGSDQHRGWFHSSLLESCGTRGRAPYDAVLTHGFVLDERGRKMSKSLGNVVAPQEIIADSGADIMRLWVAASDYADDLRVGPEILKTFVELYRKLRNTTRWMIGALAHYQPNDDAAMREAGELERLMLHRLHQLDESIRASYAAYDYKRVVALLTHFMTSELSAFYFDVRKDALYCDPPSSVKRKAALATIDRIFRSVTSWLAPILVFTAEEAWLARYPNADSVHLEHFPNIPGAWRDDALAAKWEKIRKIRSVVTGALEIERAQKRIGSSLEAAPTVYVEDESLRAALDGVDLAEICIASDIRVLPGEAPMEAFRLPEAPGVGVVSQRAAGVKCARSWKYFDPATADPDYPDVTPRDARALRELVALGRWSAL from the coding sequence ATGAACGACGACAGCCCGAACGGGCCCGACTATTCGAAAAGCCTCTATCTGCCGGTCACGGATTTTCCGATGCGCGCCGGCCTGCCGCAGCGCGAGCCGGAAATCCTCAAGCGCTGGGAGACCATCGGCCTGGAGCAAAAAATGCGCGAATCGGGCGAAGGCCGTCCGAAATTCACGCTCCACGACGGCCCGCCCTACGCAAATGGCAATATTCATATCGGCCATGCGCTCAATAAGATCCTCAAGGATCTCGTGACGCGCAGTCAGCGCATGACCGGCAAGGACTGCGTCTATGTGCCGGGCTGGGACTGTCATGGCCTGCCGATCGAATGGAAGATCGAGGAGGAGAATTATCGCGCTTTAGGAAAGCAGAAGCCCGATTTCACCGATCCCGACGCGATGATCGCCTTTCGGCGCGAATGCCGCGCCTATGCGGGACATTGGCTCGCCATTCAGCGCGAGGAGTTCAAGCGCTTAGGGGTCGCCGGCGATTGGGGCCATCCCTATTCGACGATGGCCTATGCGGCGGAAGCGACGATCGCGCGCGAGATCATGAAATTCGCCGCGAACGGCCTGCTCTATCGCGGCTCGAAGCCGGTGATGTGGAGCGTCGTCGAAAAGACCGCGCTCGCCGAAGCCGAAGTCGAATATGAGGATTATACGAGCGATCAGGTCTGGGTGGCGTTTCCGATCCCGCGCGGCGCCGCAGGCGAACTGAGCGACGCGCGCATCATCATCTGGACCACGACGCCCTGGACGCTTCCCGGCAATCGCGCGATCTCCTTCTCCTCGAAGATCGACTACGGCCTCTATCACGTCACCCATGCGCCCGAGGGCAATTGGGCGCTTCCGGGCGCGACTTTCGTCATCGCCGACAAGCTTGCAAGCGAGGCGTTCAAGGCGGCGAAGGTCGACGGCTATGAGCGTTTGCACGACGTGCCCGCCGCGATGCTCGCCGAACTGATTTGCGCGCATCCGCTTGCGCATCTCGGCTATGATTTCGACGTGCCGCTCTTTGATGGCGAACATGTCACCGACGACACGGGCACGGGCTTCGTGCACACCGCGCCGGGTCACGGCCGCGAGGACTTCGACATCTGGATGGCAAACGCGCGCGAACTGCAATCGCGCGGCATCGATTCGCGCATTCCCTATACGGTCGATGAGGACGGCTTCTATACGAAGGACGCGCCGGGCTTTGAAGGCAAGCGCGTCATCACCGACAAGGGCGAGAAGGGCGACGCCAACGAAGCTGTGATCACCGCGCTGGTTCAGGCCGGCAATCTCATCGCGCGCGGAAAATTGAAGCACCAATATCCGCATTCATGGCGCTCGAAGAAGCCGGTGATCTTCCGCAATACGCCGCAATGGTTCATCGCGATGGATAAATCCATCGCGCCTGGGTTCATCGCGATGGACTCGCGGTTCTCTCAGTCGAACCCTCATCCTGAGGAGGCGCGCAGCGCCGTCTCGAAGGACGATGGTTCGGCGGCCGCATCCTTCGAGACGCGTGCTTCGCACGCTCCTCAGGATGAGGTTCGTGGAAATCGACCGACGCTTCGCGAGATCGCGCTCGAGGAAATCGCCCGCACGCAATGGACGCCGGCGGCGGGCGAGAACCGCATTCGCGGCATGATCGCCAATCGTCCCGACTGGGTCGTCTCGCGCCAGCGCGCCTGGGGCGTGCCGATCGCGGTCTTCGTCAAGAAGGGGACGCATGAGCCGCTTGTCGACGCGCGCGTTAACGCCCGCATCATCGAGGCGTTCGAAAAGGAAGGCGCCGACGCCTGGTATGAAGCGAAGGCCGCCGAGCGTTTTCTGTCGCCCGATTACAAGGCGGAAGATTACGAGAAGATCTCCGACGTTCTCGACGTCTGGTTCGATTCAGGGTCGACCCACGCCTTCACGCTCGAAGACCCGCAGCATTTTCCGATGCTCGCCGGCATCCATCGCAAGCGCGACGGCGGCGAAGACGAGATCATGTATCTTGAAGGCTCCGATCAGCATCGCGGCTGGTTCCATTCCTCGCTACTCGAAAGCTGCGGGACGCGCGGCCGCGCGCCCTACGACGCCGTGCTGACGCATGGCTTCGTGCTCGACGAGCGCGGCCGCAAAATGTCGAAGTCGCTCGGCAATGTCGTCGCGCCGCAAGAAATCATCGCCGATTCCGGCGCCGACATCATGCGCCTCTGGGTCGCCGCGTCCGATTACGCCGACGATCTGCGCGTTGGACCCGAAATCCTGAAAACTTTCGTCGAGCTTTATCGCAAGCTGCGCAACACGACCCGCTGGATGATCGGCGCGCTGGCGCATTATCAGCCAAATGACGATGCGGCGATGCGCGAGGCGGGAGAACTTGAACGCCTCATGCTGCATCGTCTGCATCAGCTCGACGAGTCGATCCGCGCCTCCTATGCGGCTTACGACTACAAGCGCGTCGTCGCGCTGCTCACCCATTTCATGACGAGCGAGCTGTCGGCTTTTTACTTCGACGTGCGCAAGGACGCGCTCTATTGCGATCCGCCCTCGAGCGTCAAACGCAAGGCGGCGCTCGCGACCATCGATCGCATCTTCCGCAGCGTCACGAGTTGGCTCGCGCCGATTCTGGTCTTCACGGCCGAGGAAGCATGGCTTGCGCGCTATCCAAACGCTGACTCAGTGCATCTCGAGCATTTCCCGAATATTCCCGGCGCCTGGCGCGACGACGCTCTTGCCGCGAAATGGGAGAAGATCCGCAAGATCCGCTCGGTCGTCACCGGCGCGCTCGAAATCGAGCGCGCGCAGAAACGCATCGGCTCTTCGCTTGAAGCGGCGCCGACCGTCTATGTCGAGGATGAGTCATTGCGCGCCGCGCTCGACGGCGTCGATCTCGCCGAAATCTGCATCGCCTCGGATATTCGCGTCTTGCCGGGAGAAGCGCCGATGGAGGCCTTCCGCCTGCCGGAAGCGCCGGGGGTCGGCGTGGTTTCGCAACGCGCGGCCGGCGTCAAATGCGCCCGCTCGTGGAAATATTTCGATCCCGCGACGGCGGACCCTGATTATCCCGACGTGACGCCGCGCGACGCGCGGGCGTTGCGCGAGCTTGTCGCACTCGGCCGCTGGAGCGCTTTGTGA
- a CDS encoding TIGR01459 family HAD-type hydrolase, which yields MTAGASGDRSRIPFIAGLRDIADGYDAILCDGWGVLIDGRRHFPEAAEALRRFRAQGGIVVLITNASRPDEEVRRQLLGLGVPQDCFDDLLSAGELALREIVARAGQAVYHLGPARDDGLFRAAARRLGAPIMRVGPEAADYIVCTGLFDDRNETPSDYDEQLAALKARDLTMLCANPDIVVAIGNDLVYCAGAIAERYAAIDGRVLTFGKPHAPIYAAALERLKNLRGGDVDKARTLAIGDGAFTDLAGAGRAGLDCLFIIHGVHRAELHPGGGALDEAALESLFARAGARPKALARELFW from the coding sequence TTGACGGCGGGCGCCTCGGGAGACCGCAGCCGCATTCCGTTCATCGCCGGCCTGCGCGACATCGCCGACGGATATGACGCGATTCTGTGCGACGGCTGGGGCGTGCTGATCGACGGCCGGCGCCACTTCCCGGAAGCCGCTGAGGCATTGCGGCGCTTCCGCGCGCAAGGCGGGATCGTCGTGCTGATCACCAACGCCTCGCGCCCGGACGAAGAAGTGCGCCGTCAGCTCCTGGGCCTCGGCGTTCCGCAGGACTGTTTCGACGATCTCCTCTCGGCGGGCGAGCTGGCGCTGCGCGAAATCGTCGCGCGCGCCGGACAGGCGGTCTACCACCTGGGCCCCGCACGCGACGACGGTCTGTTCCGGGCGGCCGCGCGGCGTCTCGGCGCGCCGATCATGCGCGTCGGGCCGGAAGCCGCCGATTACATCGTCTGCACCGGCCTCTTTGACGACCGCAACGAAACGCCCTCGGACTATGACGAGCAACTCGCTGCGCTGAAGGCGCGCGACCTGACGATGCTGTGCGCCAATCCCGATATTGTCGTCGCCATCGGCAATGATCTCGTCTACTGCGCCGGCGCCATCGCCGAACGCTACGCGGCGATCGACGGCCGCGTTCTGACCTTCGGCAAGCCCCACGCCCCCATCTACGCCGCCGCCCTGGAGCGGCTCAAGAATTTGCGCGGCGGCGACGTCGACAAGGCGCGCACGCTGGCGATCGGCGACGGCGCCTTCACCGACCTTGCCGGCGCGGGCCGCGCCGGGCTCGACTGCCTCTTCATCATCCATGGCGTGCATCGCGCCGAGCTGCATCCCGGCGGCGGCGCGCTGGACGAAGCGGCGCTCGAATCGCTCTTCGCGCGCGCCGGCGCTCGTCCCAAGGCTTTGGCTCGCGAGCTTTTCTGGTAA
- a CDS encoding lipopolysaccharide biosynthesis protein — protein sequence MNVLLAFLANTIVNFVIGLTVAKFLGPEEYGRFALAFSIAMVVQTALYDWLRLSATRFYSKRTRHKEPVVRSTLDAAFIGVTLFLTLATGVYALVGPPLDFETNLILLALLTSVANGLFDYCTALVRARFHDHAYVRLMLAKNGLSLVLIGGGAFIFHSAAVALAGGVASLFGTVILGRRALLDPGADIRAASSQNARALAAYSAPIVTAHLLYQAMPLAARSIVASVFGFAETGQFALAYDLGVRAVQALGSALDVLLFQIAVAAHELHGVDRAKQQVARNMGIVVAFLLPACAGLWFVMPSIEALIVPAQYRGPFGHYLGLLLPGLFAMGVILFGVNPVFQIEKKTAPLMVAALAAVVFGLALLLILPWGKDASNLAIAQAGAYIAALVATVYFALRTQPVWPSFWDMFAALVATGAMSLALTPLRDMTPGILTLIAQIMAGAAVYGLLTVAFDIAGLGELATTWLERRFARS from the coding sequence GTGAACGTCCTTCTCGCATTTCTCGCCAATACGATCGTGAATTTCGTCATCGGCCTCACGGTGGCGAAATTTCTCGGCCCCGAGGAATATGGCCGCTTCGCGCTCGCCTTCTCCATCGCGATGGTCGTGCAGACGGCGCTCTATGATTGGCTGCGTCTTTCGGCGACGCGCTTTTACTCAAAGCGCACACGCCACAAAGAGCCGGTGGTGCGCTCAACGCTCGACGCGGCCTTCATCGGCGTCACGCTCTTCCTCACATTGGCCACGGGCGTTTATGCGCTCGTCGGGCCGCCGCTCGATTTCGAAACCAACCTCATTCTGCTTGCGCTGCTGACGTCGGTGGCCAACGGGCTTTTCGATTATTGTACCGCTTTGGTGCGCGCGCGTTTTCACGACCACGCCTATGTGCGCCTCATGCTCGCCAAGAATGGGCTGTCGCTTGTCCTGATTGGCGGCGGCGCCTTCATTTTCCACTCGGCTGCGGTGGCGCTCGCTGGCGGCGTCGCGAGCCTGTTCGGCACGGTCATTCTCGGACGTCGCGCGCTGCTCGATCCCGGCGCCGACATTCGCGCCGCGTCGAGTCAGAATGCGCGTGCGCTTGCGGCCTATAGCGCGCCGATCGTGACCGCGCATCTTCTCTATCAGGCGATGCCGCTTGCGGCGCGCTCGATCGTGGCAAGCGTCTTCGGTTTCGCCGAAACCGGCCAGTTCGCGCTGGCGTATGATCTAGGCGTGCGTGCGGTGCAGGCGCTCGGTTCGGCGCTCGACGTGCTCTTGTTTCAGATCGCGGTCGCCGCGCATGAACTCCATGGCGTCGACCGCGCCAAGCAGCAGGTCGCGCGCAACATGGGCATCGTCGTCGCCTTTTTGCTGCCGGCGTGCGCCGGCCTCTGGTTCGTCATGCCGTCGATCGAAGCGCTCATCGTGCCGGCGCAATATCGCGGTCCCTTCGGCCATTACCTCGGCCTGCTGCTCCCGGGACTTTTCGCGATGGGCGTCATTCTGTTCGGCGTCAATCCCGTCTTTCAGATCGAAAAGAAGACGGCGCCATTGATGGTCGCGGCGCTTGCCGCGGTCGTCTTCGGCCTGGCGCTGCTCTTGATCCTGCCCTGGGGCAAGGACGCTTCCAATCTCGCGATCGCGCAAGCCGGCGCCTACATCGCGGCGCTGGTGGCGACGGTCTATTTCGCGCTGCGCACGCAGCCGGTCTGGCCGTCGTTCTGGGACATGTTCGCTGCGCTTGTGGCGACGGGCGCAATGTCGCTCGCGCTCACGCCTTTGCGCGACATGACGCCGGGCATTCTCACGCTCATCGCTCAGATCATGGCCGGAGCGGCCGTTTATGGGCTGCTGACCGTCGCCTTCGACATCGCCGGGCTGGGCGAGCTCGCGACGACGTGGCTCGAACGGCGGTTCGCCCGGTCGTGA
- a CDS encoding bifunctional riboflavin kinase/FAD synthetase — translation MSASFIVARDPQAPPPGLEGAVAAVGNFDGLHRGHRGVIARAQALAAKLSRPCILLTFEPHPADFFAGRTVIFRLTPPDAKAAQAARLGLDGIVVLTFDKDFAQSPARVFTQEILHKRLRLSAVVAGYDFRFGAGREGGPEFLRAEGERLGMIVEIVDRITQDEEGSLEAVSSTATREALERGDAALARRLLGHPYFIRGVVRHGDKRGRELGFPTANIALDPANRLKHGIYAVTIEVDGKVHQGVASFGRRPTFDNGAPLLEVFLFDFDGDLYGKEVEVAFYGFIRAEAKFDSVEALVERMRVDVEEARRRLAESGAATQGE, via the coding sequence GTGTCCGCCTCCTTCATCGTCGCGCGCGACCCTCAAGCGCCGCCGCCTGGATTGGAAGGCGCGGTCGCGGCGGTCGGCAATTTCGACGGCTTGCACAGAGGCCACCGCGGCGTCATCGCTCGGGCCCAGGCGCTCGCCGCGAAACTCTCGCGTCCCTGCATTCTGCTGACCTTCGAGCCGCATCCGGCGGATTTTTTCGCGGGGCGGACGGTGATTTTTCGTCTCACGCCGCCAGACGCAAAGGCGGCGCAGGCGGCGCGGCTCGGCCTCGACGGGATCGTCGTGCTCACCTTCGACAAGGACTTCGCGCAGAGCCCGGCGCGCGTCTTCACGCAAGAGATCCTGCACAAGCGCCTGCGGCTTTCGGCGGTCGTCGCGGGCTATGATTTTCGTTTCGGCGCCGGTCGCGAAGGCGGACCAGAGTTCCTGCGCGCCGAAGGCGAAAGGCTCGGGATGATCGTGGAGATCGTCGACCGCATCACCCAGGACGAAGAGGGCAGCTTGGAGGCCGTCTCTTCGACAGCGACGCGGGAGGCGCTCGAGCGCGGCGACGCGGCCTTGGCCCGCCGGCTTCTCGGCCACCCCTATTTCATTCGCGGCGTCGTGCGTCATGGCGACAAGCGCGGACGCGAATTGGGCTTTCCGACCGCCAATATCGCGCTCGATCCCGCCAATCGGCTCAAGCACGGGATCTACGCGGTGACGATCGAGGTCGATGGGAAGGTTCATCAGGGCGTCGCCAGCTTCGGACGCCGACCGACCTTTGACAATGGCGCGCCGCTGCTTGAAGTCTTCCTCTTCGATTTCGATGGCGACCTCTACGGCAAGGAGGTGGAAGTCGCCTTCTACGGCTTCATACGGGCCGAAGCGAAATTCGACAGCGTCGAGGCGCTCGTCGAAAGAATGCGCGTCGACGTCGAAGAGGCGCGAAGACGATTGGCCGAAAGCGGCGCGGCGACGCAGGGCGAATGA
- a CDS encoding electron transfer flavoprotein subunit beta/FixA family protein, whose translation MKILVPVKRVVDYNVKIRVKTDGSGVDLANVKMSMNPFDEIAVEEALRLKEAGKATEVIVATIGPAKADETLRTGLAMGADRGILVKTDETVEPLAVAKILAKIVAEEQPQLVIMGKQAIDDDCNQTGQMLAALLGWGQGAFASKVEMTEGAVDVTREIDGGLQTVSLKLPAVVTTDLRLNEPRYASLPNIIKAKKKEVAVKSPADYGVDISPRLEVLKTSEPAKRKAGVKVGSVVELVGKLKEAGVL comes from the coding sequence ATGAAGATTCTCGTGCCCGTCAAACGGGTCGTCGATTACAACGTCAAGATCAGGGTGAAGACGGACGGTTCGGGCGTCGATCTCGCCAATGTGAAAATGTCGATGAACCCCTTCGACGAGATCGCCGTCGAAGAGGCGCTGCGGCTCAAGGAGGCCGGCAAGGCGACGGAAGTCATTGTGGCGACCATCGGTCCGGCCAAGGCCGACGAGACCTTGCGCACCGGCCTCGCCATGGGCGCCGACCGGGGCATTCTGGTCAAGACCGACGAGACCGTCGAGCCGCTCGCCGTCGCCAAGATTCTCGCCAAGATCGTCGCCGAGGAACAGCCTCAGCTCGTCATCATGGGCAAGCAGGCGATCGACGACGATTGCAATCAGACCGGCCAGATGCTCGCGGCGCTGCTCGGCTGGGGCCAGGGCGCCTTCGCCTCGAAGGTTGAGATGACTGAGGGCGCCGTCGACGTGACGCGCGAGATCGACGGCGGGCTGCAGACCGTCAGCCTGAAGCTGCCGGCCGTCGTCACCACGGATTTGCGCCTCAACGAGCCGCGCTACGCCTCGCTGCCCAACATCATCAAGGCGAAGAAGAAAGAAGTCGCCGTGAAGTCGCCGGCCGATTACGGCGTCGACATTTCGCCGCGCCTCGAAGTGTTGAAAACCTCCGAGCCTGCGAAACGCAAGGCGGGCGTCAAGGTGGGCTCGGTCGTCGAACTCGTCGGCAAGCTCAAGGAAGCGGGAGTGCTTTAA
- a CDS encoding MaoC family dehydratase translates to MSTPFKIYYFEDLSVGMRETLMKAVMDDDVIAFADLSGDRNPIHLSDHFASKTRFGERIVHGLYTASLISTVIGMYLPGPGAVYLSQTLNFRAPVKIGDVITVIVEVVELIEKGRRAKLKCECLVDGKVVLDGEAFVMVPSREQAIRAATPAPAEVKPASA, encoded by the coding sequence ATGTCGACGCCGTTCAAAATCTACTATTTCGAGGATCTGAGCGTCGGCATGCGCGAGACGCTGATGAAGGCGGTGATGGACGACGACGTCATCGCCTTCGCCGATCTTTCCGGCGACCGCAATCCGATTCATCTTTCGGATCACTTCGCCTCGAAGACGCGCTTTGGCGAGCGCATCGTCCATGGCCTTTATACGGCCTCGCTCATTTCGACGGTCATCGGCATGTATCTGCCCGGCCCCGGCGCAGTCTATCTGTCGCAGACGCTGAATTTCCGCGCGCCGGTGAAGATCGGCGACGTCATCACCGTCATTGTCGAGGTGGTGGAGCTGATCGAAAAAGGCCGGCGCGCCAAACTCAAATGCGAATGTCTCGTCGACGGCAAGGTCGTGCTCGACGGCGAGGCCTTCGTCATGGTGCCGAGCCGCGAGCAGGCGATACGCGCCGCGACGCCAGCGCCAGCAGAGGTGAAGCCGGCCTCGGCTTAA
- a CDS encoding electron transfer flavoprotein subunit alpha/FixB family protein, whose translation MTILLLAETAGDAIAPATAKALTAAKEIGGPIHVLIVGPGLKGAAEQAAKLAGVEKVLVAEDASLDHVLAETVAALIVSLAGAYDVIIAPSTSATKNVLPRVAALLDVMQVSDIIKVVSADTFERPIYAGNAIQTVRAKDAKKVITVRTTAFAAAPEGGSAPVEAIAAPADPGVSAFKSEELAKSERPELTSARIILSGGRALGSAENFQKVLDPVATRLNAAIGASRAAVDAGYAPNDLQVGQTGKAVAPDLYIAAGISGAIQHLAGMKDSKVIVAINKDEEAPIFQVADYGLVADLFTALPELEAELAKIGR comes from the coding sequence ATGACGATTCTGCTTCTTGCCGAAACCGCCGGCGACGCGATCGCCCCGGCGACCGCCAAGGCGCTCACCGCCGCCAAGGAGATCGGCGGCCCCATTCATGTCCTCATCGTCGGCCCTGGACTGAAGGGCGCGGCCGAGCAGGCGGCGAAGCTCGCCGGCGTCGAGAAGGTTCTCGTCGCCGAAGACGCGTCGCTCGATCATGTCCTGGCCGAGACGGTCGCCGCGCTGATCGTCTCGCTCGCCGGCGCTTATGACGTCATCATCGCGCCGTCGACTTCGGCGACGAAGAACGTGCTGCCGCGCGTCGCGGCGCTGCTCGACGTGATGCAGGTCTCGGACATCATCAAGGTCGTGTCGGCCGACACTTTTGAGCGGCCGATCTACGCCGGCAATGCGATCCAGACCGTGCGCGCGAAGGACGCAAAGAAAGTGATCACCGTGCGCACCACCGCCTTCGCGGCGGCGCCGGAAGGCGGCTCGGCGCCCGTCGAGGCGATTGCGGCGCCCGCCGATCCCGGCGTTTCCGCCTTCAAGAGCGAAGAGCTGGCGAAGTCCGAGCGGCCCGAGCTCACCTCGGCGCGGATCATTCTCTCCGGCGGGCGCGCGCTTGGGTCGGCGGAGAATTTCCAGAAGGTGCTGGATCCGGTCGCGACGCGGCTTAACGCCGCGATCGGGGCGTCTCGCGCCGCCGTCGACGCCGGCTATGCGCCAAACGACCTGCAGGTCGGCCAGACCGGCAAGGCTGTGGCGCCCGATCTCTACATCGCCGCCGGGATTTCGGGGGCGATCCAGCATCTTGCCGGCATGAAGGATTCGAAGGTGATCGTGGCGATCAACAAGGACGAGGAGGCGCCAATTTTCCAGGTCGCCGACTATGGCCTCGTCGCCGACCTCTTCACGGCCCTGCCGGAGCTCGAGGCCGAGCTGGCGAAGATCGGCCGCTGA
- a CDS encoding 3-hydroxybutyryl-CoA dehydrogenase — translation MGFEIRKIGVIGAGQMGKGIAHVCALAGYDVALNDISQERIDAGIADVAAQMRRAVERGQIDAAAVEPALERISGAPTMADFGDADILIEAATEVEDVKRKILTELAQFAKPGAIISSNTSSISITRLAAVTGRPERFIGIHFMNPVPRMQLVELIRGIATDDVTFEETKAFVAKLGKTISVSEDFPAFIVNRILLPMINEAIYTLYEGVGSVDAIDTAMKLGANHPMGPLQLADFIGLDTCLSVMQVLHEGLADSKYRPCPLLVKYVEAGWLGKKTQRGFYDYRSGTPIPTR, via the coding sequence ATGGGCTTCGAAATTCGCAAGATCGGCGTCATCGGCGCGGGCCAGATGGGGAAGGGGATCGCCCATGTCTGCGCGCTTGCCGGCTATGACGTCGCCCTGAACGACATTTCGCAGGAGCGTATCGACGCCGGCATCGCCGATGTCGCCGCGCAGATGCGCCGCGCCGTGGAGCGCGGCCAGATCGACGCCGCGGCGGTCGAACCGGCGCTGGAGCGCATCTCCGGCGCGCCAACAATGGCGGACTTTGGCGACGCCGACATATTGATCGAGGCGGCGACCGAGGTCGAAGACGTCAAGCGAAAGATTCTGACCGAGCTCGCGCAGTTCGCAAAGCCCGGTGCGATCATCAGCTCCAACACCTCATCGATTTCGATCACCCGCCTTGCCGCGGTCACCGGTCGGCCGGAGCGTTTCATCGGCATTCATTTCATGAATCCGGTGCCGCGCATGCAGCTTGTCGAACTCATTCGCGGCATCGCGACCGATGACGTCACTTTCGAGGAGACGAAGGCGTTTGTCGCCAAGCTCGGCAAGACGATCAGCGTTTCGGAGGATTTCCCCGCCTTCATCGTCAATCGCATTCTGCTGCCGATGATCAATGAGGCGATCTACACGCTCTACGAAGGCGTGGGCTCGGTCGACGCCATCGACACGGCGATGAAGCTTGGCGCCAACCACCCGATGGGTCCGCTGCAGCTCGCCGATTTCATCGGCCTCGACACCTGTCTTTCGGTCATGCAGGTGCTGCATGAGGGCCTGGCGGATTCAAAATACCGCCCCTGCCCTCTGCTGGTGAAATATGTCGAAGCGGGCTGGCTCGGCAAAAAGACGCAGCGCGGCTTCTACGACTATCGTAGCGGCACGCCGATCCCGACGCGCTAG
- a CDS encoding rhomboid family intramembrane serine protease — protein sequence MVMPIYDDAPLRYLRRPIVNWTLIALNVIIFLVVQSEIFGDPLTVVRGFAIIPRVLFGEAQLADWIVGPPPALTLVTALFFHSSVVHLGSNMLFLYVFGDNVEDAMGSLHYLLFYLSCGVASGVFYIYATPHSILPLVGASGAISGVCAAFLLLHPRATVAGIFPPLSLALAPIYLGAWLAGVRPRSILGLRAPLFSFVASGWLFVGAWIVMQLINASMGEGGAVAWMAHVGGIAAGLVLTPIFKRRRHFLFDRRPPSD from the coding sequence ATGGTCATGCCGATCTATGACGACGCGCCGCTGCGCTATTTGCGGCGGCCGATCGTGAACTGGACGCTGATCGCGCTCAACGTCATCATATTCCTGGTGGTGCAGAGCGAGATTTTCGGCGATCCACTGACCGTCGTGCGCGGCTTCGCGATCATCCCGCGCGTGCTCTTCGGCGAGGCTCAGCTCGCCGACTGGATCGTCGGGCCGCCGCCGGCGCTGACGCTAGTCACCGCGCTGTTCTTTCATTCATCGGTGGTGCACCTCGGCTCGAATATGCTGTTCCTCTACGTCTTCGGCGACAATGTCGAAGACGCCATGGGGTCGCTCCACTATCTGCTGTTTTATCTTTCCTGCGGCGTCGCCTCCGGCGTGTTCTACATCTACGCCACGCCGCATTCGATCTTGCCGCTCGTCGGCGCGTCGGGCGCGATCTCCGGCGTCTGCGCGGCCTTTCTGCTGCTTCATCCGCGCGCCACGGTCGCGGGAATCTTTCCGCCGCTCTCGCTGGCGCTCGCGCCGATCTATCTCGGCGCCTGGCTCGCCGGGGTGCGGCCGAGGTCGATCCTGGGGCTGCGGGCGCCGCTGTTCTCTTTTGTCGCCTCCGGCTGGCTTTTCGTCGGCGCCTGGATTGTGATGCAGCTGATCAACGCGTCTATGGGCGAGGGAGGCGCGGTCGCCTGGATGGCGCATGTCGGCGGCATCGCGGCGGGTCTGGTGCTGACGCCGATCTTCAAGCGCCGCCGGCACTTTCTGTTCGATCGACGCCCACCTTCAGATTGA